A DNA window from Brassica napus cultivar Da-Ae chromosome C1, Da-Ae, whole genome shotgun sequence contains the following coding sequences:
- the LOC106375408 gene encoding early endosome antigen 1 isoform X6, with translation MDKKKNRADPLAAGRQKLQQFRQKKADKNTDHKKDPKGSTSQGKSSKKSGKKHEPKPDASAVSDEAEAPSDVAAGGVSSHVNIGEEAVDHENAAAHKDVSVVASTSELDTLQPGNTTATSDSGADLRKEVANSESDISVALYTEEENVKSIDIGGAGAVDSLISDPADTEKRVTHDDASISVDGIFPVSGNLTEGLGVEVESGSGNEEKHHQPSSLPDSVPDVGKMQEDDGSQKEQFSELSAKPDVDSMANEERQKSFPTFADSSVSPSHFSEGSSVAFDPAELEGKTSEIRSQHIGEAAELNEEKPEASIDFRDNRNHVLSTEPKESSTADVASQLQMPESVSISGLLSHEEPCEKDTLNPSGEVSAAHVHEGRSVSFSQLMDMVQGLGQDEFQVLCNAREAASSTGPGTSSLERLREELFVSSTMEDILHVQLTEQSHLQNEFDHQHNQLEAELSQLRASYNAVKERNISLVEELSDCQSNLYAATSSNEKLKNQLLATEAQVEDFTSKMNELQLSLQKSLLDLSEAKEKLINLQVENDEKKELLEEKESKNYEIKHLSSELCDSKNSAAVLKAEVERLEKTVGPLTDEKINLVEEKYNLLGEAEKLKEELANCKSLVTLQEVDNSNRMEMLSLLKGQQTKLEEDNLHLTEENEKAHLEVSAYLISEIYLLSEYSNLKEGYSLLNNKLLKFQEEKEHLVEDNDKLTHELFILQERMSTVQEERIRLAAELGEAKARLDKLAEENTSLSSSIQVEKSGIVDISNEDASELINQEIPETSGRRLEVGVTSKQSVPSEEVMDASSGFSSLNENLEKGEKMIQNLEEAIKQILTDSSLRKSSNKADTPAVSKLIQAFESKGQQEEHESEKGQLTGDQSDVFVSVNVQISNLRGLLEQLVLNARKAGIQFNELNDDRTATNQRLEELNVEFASHQDHINLLEADTIENKISLEVLKNCSCELQHKNHELELLCESLKQRNDSIGLENTELTKKLSSCLSRIYELENQLESLQNNLSSMLTSMEEQVVALQDESLKAMMLEHELTSSVSQFGEAVVRLDDCLLRSGTAGAHIGLDMTKHLSNSVGMAVKVIDDLEEKLEVAYAKHESSSNTYEELTQSFNILLEKNESATASMHRFFADLTKLITESCGSVEMAKLKVENLAVADPFNDGYCENLMEAMRNILSERLELQSVIDKLQSDLSSKTNDMEELTQRSLDPTSLRDLVEKVEGVLEIESGGISFESPSLYVEFLVSQLVQKFIESEDLANLIRKQLEAKENELMEIQESILHHKAEIDGLRENLSQAEESLVAVRSELQERSNELEQSEQRLLSTREKRSIAVAKGKGLIVNRDNLKQLLAETSAELQRCSEELSLKDTKLKEVEVKLKTYTEAGERVEALESELSYIRNSATALRESFLLKDSLLHRIEEILEDLDLPEHFHARDILDKVEWLARSANGNSLRPSDWDQKGSDGGAGYVPSEPCREDGQTGTSSENNLRIKFEELQGKFYGLAEQNEMLEQSLMHRNNLIQKWEALLENIDMPLQLKSMEVENKIEWLASTISEAAHDKYTLQQKIDNLEVYCQSLTADLEVSQKQESDVEANLRSVDNERADLSEKLETLNGDRDNLSARAIHLEVENEELKNQVKDLHGKLVEKLGNEEQLQTLEGDLLSLRYTINDVIEEDGLQDLAVASNSETLDVLLRKLIDYYKKLVKSSLSRERDDNFCETRPSNADVRSGELLGTHEATSHGHHPENIVEATSRDIIVVESPDVASLTRDLDEALRVQKLVREERDLHMEKQQSLVAENEALDKKIIELQEFLKQEEQKSASAREKLNVAVRKGKALVQQRDSLKQTIEEMNAEHGRLKSEVIKRDEILLENEKKIRELESYAIRVEALESECQLLKNHLQETENILQERSDTLSMTLNALNSINIGDEGDRYEPVLKLQRISQLFQNMSTAVTSAEQESIKSRRAAELLLAEVNEVQQRNDNMQEELSKCTYEIEQLFRAKDAAEAAKIEAISRCENLSMVNNEEKKKLYAQVMSIGTNVNTLRKVLAGTNSCLADIFTMNMEFLHHLKANMESCAKQTGTHLSGWPQGSTGYFVDKEIFSRLSAALSNVNLHENPNGGNITEICGSLSRNLDQFVADVSHLEENVNRNRLKKCCFG, from the exons atggacaagaagaagaaccgTGCTGATCCACTCGCTGCTGGGCGACAGAAG CTTCAACAGTTTCGTCAAAAGAAGGCTGACAAAAACACTGATCATAAAAAGGACCCCAAGGGCAGTACAAGCCAAGGAAAATCCTCCAAAAAATCTGGTAAGAAGCATGAGCCTAAACCTGACGCAAGTGCTGTCAGTGACGAGGCAGAAGCTCCGTCTGATGTGGCTGCAGGAGGTGTTTCATCTCATGTGAATATTGGCGAGGAGGCTGTTGATCATGAAAATGCAGCAGCTCACAAGGATGTTTCAGTCGTTGCTTCAACATCAGAACTTGATACGCTTCAGCCAGGGAACACTACAGCAACTTCTGATAGTGGAGCTGATCTGAGAAAAGAAGTAGCGAATTCCGAAAGTGATATCAGCGTAGCATTGTACACGGAAGAAGAGAATGTGAAGAGTATCGACATAGGAGGGGCTGGCGCAGTAGATTCTTTGATATCTGACCCTGCAGACACCGAGAAGAGAGTTACACATGACGATGCATCTATTAGTGTTGACGGGATCTTCCCTGTTTCTGGAAACCTAACGGAGGGGCTAGGAGTTGAAGTTGAAAGTGGGTCTGGGAATGAGGAAAAGCACCATCAGCCATCATCGCTGCCTGACTCTGTTCCTGATGTAG GGAAAATGCAGGAAGACGATGGTTCACAAAAGGAACAGTTTTCTGAATTATCTGCAAAGCCAGATGTGGATTCGATGGCAAATGAAGAAAGGCAAAAAAGCTTTCCAACCTTTGCGGATTCTTCTGTTTCCCCTTCTCACTTTTCAGAAGGATCCTCAGTTGCATTTGACCCAGCTGAACTAGAAGGAAAAACTAGTGAAATTAGAAGCCAGCATATTGGGGAAGCTGCAGAGCTTAATGAGGAGAAACCAGAAGCATCTATTGATTTTCGTGATAACAGAAATCACGTGCTTTCGACTGAACCTAAGGAAAGCTCTACTGCAGATGTGGCTAGTCAGCTGCAAATGCCTGAGAGCGTCAGTATATCTGGATTATTGAGCCATGAGGAACCTTGTGAAAAGGACACATTAAATCCTTCTGGAGAAGTTTCTGCTGCTCATGTTCATGAAGGCCGCTCAGTTAGCTTCTCACAGCTTATGGATATGGTTCAAGGACTTGGACAAGATGAATTTCAAGTGTTGTGCAACGCAAGAGAGGCTGCTTCCAGTACTGGGCCCGGAACAAGCTCGTTGGAGCGATTAAGAGAAGAACTATTTGTTTCGAGTACCATGGAAGATATACTCCATGTGCAACTCACAGAACAGTCTCATTTACAAAACGAGTTTGATCATCAACATAACCAATTAGAAGCTGAACTATCACAGCTTCGTGCATCATATAATGCGGTGAAAGAGAGGAATATTTCTCTTGTAGAGGAACTTTCAGATTGCCAGTCTAACCTCTACGCTGCTACAAGCTCAAATGAGAAACTCAAGAATCAGCTTCTTGCTACAGAAGCACAAGTGGAGGATTTCACTTCTAAGATGAATGAGTTGCAGCTTAGCTTACAAAAGTCCCTATTGGATCTATCTGAGGCGAAAGAGAAGCTCATCAATCTTCAGGTGGAGAATGATGAGAAAAAGGAACTTCTTGAAGAAAAAGAATCCAAGAACTATGAGATTAAGCATCTTTCATCTGAGTTATGCGATAGCAAAAACTCAGCGGCTGTACTAAAGGCAGAAGTTGAGCGATTGGAAAAAACAGTTGGCCCACTGACAGATGAGAAGATAAATCTTGTCGAGGAAAAATATAACTTATTGGGTGAGGCAGAGAAGTTAAAGGAAGAATTGGCTAATTGTAAGTCTTTAGTCACCTTGCAAGAAGTGGACAATTCAAACAGAATGGAGATGCTTTCGTTGCTGAAAGGCCAGCAGACTAAGCTTGAAGAGGATAACCTGCATCTCACAGAAGAAAATGAGAAAGCACATCTAGAAGTGAGTGCATATCTGATCTCGGAGATTTATTTATTGTCTGAGTATTCCAATCTTAAGGAAGGGTATTCTTTGCTGAATAATAAACTCTTGAAGTTTCAAGAGGAGAAGGAACATTTGGTTGAGGACAATGATAAACTTACGCATGAGCTCTTTATTCTTCAAGAGCGTATGTCTACCGTACAAGAAGAGCGGATTCGTCTAGCAGCTGAGTTAGGGGAAGCAAAAGCGCGCCTTGATAAATTGGCCGAAGAAAATACATCTCTGAGTAGCAGCATCCAGGTAGAAAAATCTGGAATTGTAGACATAAGTAATGAGGATGCTTCAGAATTGATCAATCAGGAAATACCTGAAACATCTGGTAGAAGGCTAGAAGTCGGGGTTACAAGTAAACAGAGTGTACCTTCAGAGGAGGTAATGGACGCTTCTTCGGGGTTTTCTTCCTTGAACGAGAATCTGGAGAAAGGTGAGAAAATGATTCAGAACCTTGAAGAGGCAATTAAGCAGATCCTCACCGATTCTTCATTGAGAAAGTCTAGCAATAAAGCTGACACGCCAGCAGTATCAAAATTGATTCAGGCTTTTGAGTCAAAGGGGCAACAGGAAGAACATGAATCAGAAAAGGGACAGTTAACTGGTGATCAGTCAGATGTGTTCGTTTCTGTGAATGTGCAGATTAGCAATTTGAGAGGCTTGCTTGAACAGTTAGTGTTGAATGCTAGGAAGGCTGGTATACAATTCAATGAATTAAATGATGACAGGACAGCAACAAATCAACGACTCGAAGAGCTTAATGTCGAGTTTGCATCTCACCAGGATCACATCAATCTTCTCGAGGCAGATACTATTGAGAATAAGATTTCGCTTGAAGTTCTGAAGAACTGTTCTTGTGAGCTGCAACACAAAAACCACGAACTAGAACTTCTCTGTGAATCATTAAAGCAGAGAAATGATAGTATCGGTCTAGAAAACACGGAGCTCACCAAGAAGCTGAGTTCTTGCTTATCAAGAATTTATGAGCTTGAAAATCAGCTGGAAAGCTTACAGAATAATTTAAGCAGCATGTTGACGTCAATGGAAGAACAGGTAGTGGCCTTGCAGGATGAATCTCTAAAGGCAATGATGCTAGAACATGAACTTACATCATCAGTATCTCAGTTTGGTGAGGCAGTTGTGAGACTTGATGATTGTTTACTCAGATCTGGAACCGCTGGAGCTCACATTGGCTTAGATATGACCAAGCATTTGTCAAATTCTGTTGGCATGGCTGTGAAGGTGATTGACGACCTGGAGGAAAAACTAGAAGTTGCTTATGCGAAGCATGAGTCCTCCTCAAATACATATGAGGAGTTGACGCAGAGTTTCAACATTTTGCTTGAGAAGAATGAATCTGCAACTGCTTCAATGCATAGGTTCTTTGCTGACCTGACGAAACTGATTACTGAATCATGCGGGTCTGTGGAGATGGCCAAACTTAAAGTTGAAAATCTTGCCGTCGCTGATCCTTTTAACGACGGTTATTGTGAGAATCTGATGGAAGCTATGCGAAACATTCTTTCTGAGAGGCTTGAACTTCAGTCGGTGATTGATAAGCTACAGTCGGACTTGTCGAGTAAAACAAACGATATGGAGGAACTGACGCAGCGAAGCCTTGATCCCACTTCACTTCGAGACTTGGTTGAGAAAGTTGAGGGTGTTCTGGAAATTGAAAGTGGCGGAATTAGTTTTGAATCCCCTAGTTTATATGTGGAGTTTCTGGTTTCCCAACTTGTTCAGAAGTTTATAGAGTCTGAGGACTTGGCTAATCTCATCAGAAAACAGTTAGAGGCCAAGGAGAATGAGCTGATGGAGATCCAGGAGAGTATACTGCACCATAAAGCTGAAATTGATGGTCTCAGGGAAAATTTAAGCCAGGCAGAGGAGTCCCTTGTGGCCGTACGATCTGAGTTACAAGAGAGATCTAATGAACTTGAACAATCAGAACAGAGGTTATTATCTACTAGAGAGAAGCGTAGCATAGCTGTTGCAAAAGGAAAAGGTCTGATTGTTAATCGTGACAATCTCAAGCAGTTGTTGGCCGAAACCTCTGCTGAGCTTCAGAGGTGCTCAGAGGAATTGAGTTTGAAGGACACAAAGCTTAAGGAAGTAGAAGTAAAGCTTAAGACTTATACAGAGGCAGGTGAACGTGTGGAGGCATTAGAATCTGAGCTTTCTTACATCCGAAACTCAGCTACTGCACTTCGAGAATCCTTTCTTCTCAAAGACTCTCTGCTTCACAGAATTGAAGAAATTTTGGAAGATTTGGATCTCCCAGAGCATTTTCATGCTCGAGATATACTCGACAAGGTGGAATGGCTAGCAAGATCAGCTAACGGCAACTCTTTACGCCCCTCTGATTGGGATCAGAAGGGTTCTGATGGAGGTGCTGGATATGTTCCCTCTGAACCCTGCAGGGAGGATGGTCAAACTGGCACAAGTTCTGAGAATAACTTAAGGATCAAGTTCGAGGAACTCCAAGGGAAGTTTTATGGGTTGGCTGAACAGAATGAAATGCTGGAGCAGTCCTTGATGCACAGGAATAATTTAATTCAGAAATGGGAAGCGCTCCTAGAGAATATTGATATGCCTCTACAGCTAAAGTCCATGGAAGTGGAAAATAAGATCGAGTGGCTTGCAAGTACAATATCAGAGGCTGCACATGACAAGTATACTCTCCAGCAGAAGATTGATAACCTTGAAGTCTATTGTCAATCACTAACTGCTGATTTGGAAGTCTCACAAAAGCAAGAAAGTGATGTCGAGGCAAATCTTCGATCTGTTGATAATGAGAGGGCAGATCTTTCTGAAAAACTTGAAACTCTGAATGGGGATCGAGATAATCTTTCAGCGAGGGCCATTCACCTTGAGGTTGAGAATGAGGAACTGAAGAATCAAGTTAAAGATCTGCATGGAAAATTGGTTGAGAAACTTGGGAATGAAGAACAACTTCAGACTCTTGAAGGAGACCTATTGAGTTTGAGATACACGATTAATGATGTTATAGAGGAAGATGGCTTGCAGGATTTGGCTGTAGCAAGTAATTCTGAGACCTTGGATGTACTTCTGAGAAAGCTGATAGACTATTATAAGAAGTTGGTTAAATCTAGTTTGTCACGTGAAAGAGATGATAACTTCTGTGAAACTCGTCCATCAAATGCCGATGTTAGAAGCGGAGAGTTATTGGGTACACATGAAGCAACTTCTCATGGGCACCATCCTGAAAATATAGTCGAAGCAACAAGTAGAGACATAATAGTAGTAGAGTCGCCTGATGTTGCTTCCCTAACAAGAGATCTGGATGAAGCACTGCGTGTACAGAAGCTGGTAAGGGAAGAAAGGGATTTGCACATGGAAAAACAGCAATCCTTGGTTGCTGAAAATGAGGCATTGGATAAGAAAATAATAGAATTGCAGGAGTTCCTTAAACAAGAAGAGCAGAAGTCAGCTTCTGCAAGAGAGAAGTTAAACGTAGCTGTCAGGAAAGGGAAAGCGTTGGTCCAACAAAGGGATAGCCTGAAGCAAACTATTGAGGAGATGAACGCTGAACATGGTCGCCTAAAATCCGAGGTTATCAAACGAGACGAAATACTCTtggaaaatgaaaagaaaattaggGAGTTGGAATCTTACGCTATAAGGGTGGAAGCCCTAGAGTCCGAGTGCCAATTGTTGAAAAATCATTTgcaagaaacagaaaatattttgcaGGAAAGAAGTGATACGTTGAGCATGACATTGAATGCGTTGAATAGCATTAATATTGGTGATGAAGGTGACAGATATGAGCCAGTTCTGAAGCTTCAACGGATCTCGCAACTCTTTCAGAATATGAGTACAGCTGTGACTTCTGCTGAACAGGAGTCAATAAAATCTAGAAGAGCAGCTGAGTTGCTACTTGCTGAGGTGAACGAGGTTCAACAGAGAAACGATAATATGCAAGAGGAGCTATCAAAATGTACCTATGAAATTGAGCAACTTTTCAGAGCGAAGGATGCAGCGGAGGCTGCAAAAATTGAAGCCATATCCCGTTGTGAAAATTTGTCTATGGTCAAcaatgaagaaaagaagaagctaTATGCTCAGGTGATGTCCATTGGAACTAATGTGAACACTCTGAGGAAAGTTCTCGCAGGTACCAACAGTTGCCTAGCTGATATTTTCACCATGAATATGGAGTTTCTGCATCATCTGAAGGCAAATATGGAATCATGTGCGAAGCAAACTGGTACTCATTTGTCTGGCTGGCCTCAGGGTAGTACAGGGTATTTTGTAGACAAG GAAATCTTTTCACGCTTGAGTGCTGCCTTGTCCAACGTCAACTTGCATGAAAATCCAAATGGTGGAAACATCACGGAAATTTGTGGTTCGCTCTCTCGAAACCTTGATCAGTTTGTGGCTGATGTTAGCCATCTCGAAGAGAAT GTCAATAGGAACAGACTCAAAAAATGCTGCTTTGGGTGA